The Deltaproteobacteria bacterium genomic sequence GGCGCGAATCCGTTTAAGCGATCCGAAATGGCGGAGCAGGGTCTTCTTTCGAGCGGGCCCAATGCCAGGTATGTCATCGAGAACCGAGAGTTTAGAGGCTTTGCGCTGACGTTGTCGTTGAAAGGTGATGGCAAAGCGGTGAGCTTCATCGCGAGCTCTCATGAGGATGAAGAGTTCAGCGGAGTTTTGCCCAAGAATGATAGGGTTTTTTCGGCCATCGAGAAAAATGCGTTCGAAGTTGCGAGGGCTGCCTTTTTTAGACCGATCGGTTCGCGCCTTGGCGAGGCTGAGAAGATCCACAGTATCGACTCCATGATCGTTGAGTGCCGCCCGTGCAGCAGAGAGTTGCCCCTTTCCGCCGTCAATTACAATTAAGTCAGGAAGATCGTTTTCCTCGATGCCCCGGCGTACACGCCGTGAAATCACTTCGTACATTGATTGAAAATCGTCTTGGTCTTCAGTGGTCCTAATTTTGTAACGTCGGTAGTGCTCTTTGGCAGGTTGGCCGCCCACAAGACAGACAGCACTGGCGACAATTTGGCTGCCTTGAAAGTGGGAAATATCGAAACACTCGATGCGCTCAGGCAGCAGCTTTAGATGAAGTGCTTTTTGAAGCCTCTCAATGGCTGTTCGAGCCGTTTTATCGGTTCGTACTTTGTCTAGGTAGGCTTGTTGAGCATTGCGGTCCGCTAAAACTGTTAACTTCTTTTTCTTTCCCTTTTGGGGCGTGTGAATCACGACTTTATGACCTGCTCGTTCCGTTAACAGTTGTTCTAATGCTTCGGCCCATTCGATTGAATCCGAGAAAAGAATTTCATCTGGGCAGTCTTGAGATTGTTGGTAGTAACGACTTGCAAAATCAGAGATCAATTCAGGGGTTGGCTGTTCGTTGTTGTCGATAGAGAACCTGCGGGCGTCGCGAAGATTACCACCCCGGGTGACCATCACGTGAAACTCTGCAGCGGGTCCTTCGCGGTAAAAGCCAATGACGTCTCGGTTTGCGAAATCACTGCTTGAGACATTTTGTTGTTCTAAGGACTGACGGATAGCTTTAATTTGGTCTCGAACAATTGCCGCTTCTTCAAAACGTGTTTCGTTTGAATATTCGAGCATCATACGTTCAAGGCGTTCGATTAAAGGCTCGTGGCGACCTTCCAGGAAATCAACAACGGCTTCTACATTTCGTGCATATTCCCCATCGCCTAAATCATACACGCATGGAGCGGGGCAGCGTTTGATTTGGTATTGCAGGCAAGGCCGCCTTCTATTGTTGAGCACGTGATCTGAGCATGTGCGTAATTGGAAGTAGCGATTGATGACATTAAGTGTTTTTCGGATGGCGGTGGCCGAGCTGTAAGGGCCAAAGTATTGTGCTTTGTCACGGCCAAACTTTCGCCGGATTTCTATGCGAGGGTAGGCGTGTTTCGTATCGAGGCGCAGGCAGAGATAGCGCTTATCATCGACCAATCTTACATTGTGCCGAGGTCGATGCTGTTTGATGAGCTCATTTTCTATGATGAGCGCTTCTTTTTCGCTGTTGGTAATAACGACTTCAATGTCTGCAAGGATTTGATCCAGGAGAGAAACGAAACGTCTGGTATCACTTCCTGAGAGGTAGTTGCGTAATCTATTACGTAGATTTTTAGCTTTGCCTACATAAAAAATCTTACCTTTGGCGTCCTTCATTAAGTAGACGCCAGGATCTTGAGGTATACTTGAAACCTTTTGCCGCAATGCTTCAGACATTATTACCCAAGCTTCAGAAGTAAGTTCTCTAGAGTGCGGATGCGGTCGCGAAGTGACGCCGCTTCCTCAAATTCGAGAGCTTGTGCTGCTTTTTTCATTTCCGCCTTCAATTTTACGATCTCTGCGGGAATAGAGTCGACTTCAAAGTGTTCGTTAGAGTCGTGTTTCTTAGCTTTCTGCGCAAAATCGTCACCAGCTTTAAAGTCTCGGATCTCACGGGTCACTGATGTAGGCGTAATATTGTGTTCGGTATTAAAGGCCTCTTGGATTGTTCGGCGTCGACTGGTTTCATCCATTGCGGAGTTCATCGAGCGAGTCATTTTATCCGCATATAAGATGATACGTCCCTCAACATTACGTGCAGCACGCCCCATAGTTTGGATAAGCGCACGGTCCGAGCGCAGAAAGCCTTCCTTATCTGCGTCTAAGATGGCCACAAGTGCGACCTCAGGTATATCAAGTCCTTCACGCAGGAGGTTAATCCCAACCAGTACATCGTACTCGCCAAGTCTTAAGCCTTTGATCAGTTCGATGCGCTCTAGAGTGTCTATATCTGAGTGTAGGTAACGAACGCGTACGCCGCTGTCGGCGTAAAACTCTGTTAAGTCCTCCGACATACGTTTTGTGAGTGTCGTTACAAGAACACGCTGTCCATTTTCCACACAGACGCGAATTTCTTCCAATAAGTCATCCACCTGGTGCTTAGCGGGTCTGATTTCAACTGGAGGGTCGAGTAAGCCAGTTGGGCGGATGATCTGTTCAGTGACAACCCCTTCGCATCTTTCGAGTTCAAAGTTACCCGGTGTTGCACTGACATAAAGCATCCGATCGCGCAGTTTCATAAACTCATCGAATTGAAGCGGGCGATTATCCAATGCAGAGGGAAGTCTAAAGCCGTGCTCTACTAAGGTAGTTTTACGGCTTTGGTCTCCGCGGTACATCGCCCCAATTTGCGGAATCGTTTGATGGCTCTCATCGACGATTAAAAGAAACTCATCAGGGAAGTAGTCGAGAAGCGTAGGAGGTGATTGCCCAGGTCTTCGGCCTGTTAAGTGCCTTGAGTAGTTTTCAATTCCATTGCAGTAACCCATCTCCTCGATCATCTCGAGGTCGTACATGGTGCGCTGTTCGAGTCTTTGCGATTCAAGGACCCTCTCGTTTTTACGAAGCTCTTGCAGGCGTTCTCGGAGTTCATCCCGAATGGAGTTAATGGCACGTTCTTTGTCTTGAGGAGTAACGACGTAGTGACTCGTTGGAAATAAAGAGATCTTATCAATGTCGCGGATAGTTTGGCCGCGCAGGGGATCGATCACAGAGATCTTTTCTATTTCGTCACCAAACCACTCTATTCGATAGGCCTGCTCGAATTGATGAGCGGGGAAGACCTCAACAACATCACCCCGAACGCGAAAACGGCCGCGGTGAAAATCAAAATCATTACGTTCAAACTGTATTTCAATGAGATCGCGCAGAATTTTATCGCGATCTACTTCCATACCGACTTCAAGCTGCACATTCATGCTGTGGTAAGCCTCGGCTGAACCCAATCCGTAGATACAAGAAACGCTTGATACGATGATCACATCGTTTCTTTCGAACAATGCCTGTGTGGCCGAATGGCGCATGCGATCTATCGACTCATTGATACTCGAGTCTTTGTCGATGAAGGTGTCTGTGGACGGAACATAGGCTTCAGGTTGGTAATAATCGTAGTAAGAAACGAAATATTCGACGGCGTTTTTGGGGAATAAACCGCTGAATTCTTCGTAAAGTTGCGCGGCAAGCGTTTTATTGTGTGCAATTACGAGTGTTGGGCGTTGAATTTTTTTGATCAGATTTGCGCAGGTAAAAGTCTTGCCAGATCCGGTTACTCCGAGCAAAACTTGCTCTGTCCCACTTTGCTCAAAACCGCGCAGAAGGCTTTGTATGGCCTCTGGCTGGTCGCCCGCCGGTTGATGAGGGCTTGATAGCTCAAATGGGTTTTGAAGTTTTGACGTGTCCATTATGCTCTCTATAGGCCTAAGTCTTGAATAGTTCGACACTTCTTTAATGAAAAAACGTTGACACCTCTATATCGCAATCTTAAAATTCTTTTGATCTCTTCTAACTAAACATGGAGGTTCGCAATGGCTACTGCGAAAAAGAAAACAACTAAGAAAGCGAAAAAAGTTGCAAAGAAGGCAACTAAGAAAAAA encodes the following:
- the uvrC gene encoding excinuclease ABC subunit UvrC; its protein translation is MSEALRQKVSSIPQDPGVYLMKDAKGKIFYVGKAKNLRNRLRNYLSGSDTRRFVSLLDQILADIEVVITNSEKEALIIENELIKQHRPRHNVRLVDDKRYLCLRLDTKHAYPRIEIRRKFGRDKAQYFGPYSSATAIRKTLNVINRYFQLRTCSDHVLNNRRRPCLQYQIKRCPAPCVYDLGDGEYARNVEAVVDFLEGRHEPLIERLERMMLEYSNETRFEEAAIVRDQIKAIRQSLEQQNVSSSDFANRDVIGFYREGPAAEFHVMVTRGGNLRDARRFSIDNNEQPTPELISDFASRYYQQSQDCPDEILFSDSIEWAEALEQLLTERAGHKVVIHTPQKGKKKKLTVLADRNAQQAYLDKVRTDKTARTAIERLQKALHLKLLPERIECFDISHFQGSQIVASAVCLVGGQPAKEHYRRYKIRTTEDQDDFQSMYEVISRRVRRGIEENDLPDLIVIDGGKGQLSAARAALNDHGVDTVDLLSLAKARTDRSKKGSPRNFERIFLDGRKNPIILGQNSAELFILMRARDEAHRFAITFQRQRQRKASKLSVLDDIPGIGPARKKTLLRHFGSLKRIRAASLSELEEVVGSSIARALNDNLPEEK
- the uvrB gene encoding excinuclease ABC subunit UvrB, yielding MDTSKLQNPFELSSPHQPAGDQPEAIQSLLRGFEQSGTEQVLLGVTGSGKTFTCANLIKKIQRPTLVIAHNKTLAAQLYEEFSGLFPKNAVEYFVSYYDYYQPEAYVPSTDTFIDKDSSINESIDRMRHSATQALFERNDVIIVSSVSCIYGLGSAEAYHSMNVQLEVGMEVDRDKILRDLIEIQFERNDFDFHRGRFRVRGDVVEVFPAHQFEQAYRIEWFGDEIEKISVIDPLRGQTIRDIDKISLFPTSHYVVTPQDKERAINSIRDELRERLQELRKNERVLESQRLEQRTMYDLEMIEEMGYCNGIENYSRHLTGRRPGQSPPTLLDYFPDEFLLIVDESHQTIPQIGAMYRGDQSRKTTLVEHGFRLPSALDNRPLQFDEFMKLRDRMLYVSATPGNFELERCEGVVTEQIIRPTGLLDPPVEIRPAKHQVDDLLEEIRVCVENGQRVLVTTLTKRMSEDLTEFYADSGVRVRYLHSDIDTLERIELIKGLRLGEYDVLVGINLLREGLDIPEVALVAILDADKEGFLRSDRALIQTMGRAARNVEGRIILYADKMTRSMNSAMDETSRRRTIQEAFNTEHNITPTSVTREIRDFKAGDDFAQKAKKHDSNEHFEVDSIPAEIVKLKAEMKKAAQALEFEEAASLRDRIRTLENLLLKLG